A region from the Mycolicibacterium litorale genome encodes:
- a CDS encoding YeiH family protein has protein sequence MSEQVSETGTEVRPAGIGYAVAGVLVVLALGAATRFLEAQVPRWADGTAFEGIAKSIEFPVYAIGLGLFGNVVLSRLALRDALSGGFRTEFFIKTGLVLLGASINLKVLVTAAGPAIVQALLLISIVFGFTWWLGGRLGLEDKLRALLASAVSICGVSAAIAAAGAVQAKREQLAYAASLVIAFALPSIFLLPWLSRVFGLPDAVAGAWIGGNIDTTAAVAASGAIAGEDALQIATIVKTTQNALIGIVAIALTAYFALKVERRSAQDARPTVGQFWERFPKFVLGFVAASVVGTLFLQWGGDKSAITTVNDLRTWFLIFAFVAIGLEFSLRGLREAGWRPVAVFASATVVNILVALALALVLFSGFEVG, from the coding sequence GTGAGCGAGCAGGTCAGCGAAACCGGCACCGAGGTACGCCCAGCCGGGATCGGTTACGCCGTCGCCGGCGTGCTGGTCGTGCTGGCACTCGGCGCGGCGACCCGCTTCCTCGAGGCCCAGGTACCACGGTGGGCGGACGGCACGGCGTTCGAGGGCATCGCCAAGTCGATCGAATTCCCGGTCTACGCCATCGGTTTGGGCCTGTTCGGCAACGTGGTGCTGAGCCGGCTCGCACTGCGCGACGCGCTCTCCGGAGGGTTCCGAACCGAGTTCTTCATCAAGACCGGTCTGGTCCTGCTGGGGGCATCGATCAACCTCAAGGTCCTCGTCACCGCCGCCGGCCCGGCGATCGTCCAGGCGCTGCTGCTGATCTCGATCGTGTTCGGGTTCACCTGGTGGCTCGGCGGACGGCTCGGACTCGAGGACAAACTGCGCGCACTGCTCGCCTCGGCCGTCTCCATCTGCGGGGTCAGCGCGGCCATCGCGGCCGCCGGGGCGGTGCAGGCCAAACGCGAGCAACTCGCCTACGCCGCCTCCCTCGTCATCGCTTTCGCGCTGCCGTCGATCTTCCTGCTTCCGTGGTTGTCGCGGGTGTTCGGCCTGCCCGACGCCGTGGCCGGCGCGTGGATCGGCGGCAACATCGACACCACCGCGGCCGTCGCCGCCTCCGGAGCCATCGCCGGTGAGGACGCCCTGCAGATCGCCACCATCGTCAAGACCACCCAGAACGCGCTGATCGGCATCGTCGCGATCGCCCTGACCGCGTACTTCGCCCTCAAGGTCGAACGGCGCAGCGCGCAAGACGCTCGTCCCACCGTCGGCCAGTTCTGGGAACGGTTCCCGAAATTCGTGCTCGGATTCGTCGCCGCATCGGTCGTCGGCACCCTGTTCCTGCAGTGGGGCGGCGACAAGTCGGCCATCACCACCGTCAACGATCTCCGCACCTGGTTCCTGATCTTCGCGTTCGTCGCGATCGGGCTCGAGTTCTCGCTGCGCGGTCTGCGGGAGGCGGGGTGGCGGCCGGTCGCGGTGTTCGCCTCGGCCACCGTCGTCAACATCCTGGTCGCGCTCGCGCTCGCGCTCGTGTTGTTCAGCGGCTTCGAGGTGGGTTAG
- a CDS encoding 5-oxoprolinase subunit B family protein — protein sequence MTAAPDVRDPMVLGTVLDYGDHAVLLQFDSTAEVLAWSDTVRGAALPGVVDIVPGARTVLVKLDSPRYQAPTRQRLSALRLDRSAVEESAAAGERTADVVIDVVYDGADLDEVARLTGMDPGQVVAAHTGTLWRVGFGGFAPGFAYLVGGDDRLHVPRRAEPRTKVPAGAVGLAGEFSGVYPRESPGGWQLIGHTDAALWDIDRENPALLTPGAWVEFRAV from the coding sequence ATGACCGCAGCACCGGATGTGAGGGACCCGATGGTTCTGGGCACAGTGCTCGACTACGGCGACCATGCCGTGCTCCTCCAGTTCGACAGCACCGCCGAGGTATTGGCGTGGTCGGACACCGTCCGCGGCGCCGCACTGCCCGGTGTCGTGGACATCGTGCCCGGGGCGCGCACCGTCCTGGTCAAACTCGACAGTCCGCGGTATCAGGCGCCCACGAGGCAACGGCTTTCCGCCCTGCGCCTCGACCGGTCCGCCGTCGAGGAGTCCGCAGCCGCCGGTGAGCGCACCGCCGACGTCGTCATCGATGTCGTGTACGACGGCGCCGACCTCGACGAGGTGGCCCGGCTGACCGGGATGGACCCCGGCCAGGTCGTCGCCGCCCACACCGGGACGCTGTGGCGCGTCGGGTTCGGCGGCTTCGCACCGGGTTTCGCCTACCTCGTCGGCGGCGACGACCGGCTGCACGTGCCGCGCCGCGCCGAGCCCCGCACCAAGGTGCCCGCCGGGGCGGTCGGCCTGGCCGGCGAGTTCAGCGGGGTGTATCCGCGGGAATCACCCGGCGGCTGGCAGCTGATCGGCCACACCGACGCCGCGCTCTGGGACATCGACCGGGAGAACCCCGCGCTGCTCACCCCGGGCGCCTGGGTCGAGTTCCGCGCGGTCTGA
- a CDS encoding queuosine precursor transporter, with protein sequence MTGTATDHRGSATIGSAYYPTLVAVFTGLVLISNVAATKGVAFGPLLTDGGFLVFPLTYVIGDVLSEVYGFRAARRAVFVGFAMQALAVLVLWTTVRLPGAPGYTNQEALATTVSAITGLAIAGLSGFLVGQLVNAWVVVRIKQRTKEQYLWARLLGSTVVGQFADTLVFCAIAAPIIGFGDMGSFTLYAALGWVYKTVIEAVLLPVTYRVIAAIKRREPTYEPAI encoded by the coding sequence ATGACCGGCACGGCGACTGATCACCGCGGCTCCGCGACCATCGGGTCCGCCTACTATCCGACGCTGGTCGCGGTCTTCACCGGGCTGGTGCTGATCTCCAACGTCGCCGCCACCAAGGGCGTCGCATTCGGACCGCTGCTGACCGACGGCGGCTTCCTGGTCTTCCCCCTCACCTACGTGATCGGTGACGTGCTCAGCGAGGTGTACGGCTTCCGCGCCGCCAGGCGCGCGGTGTTCGTCGGCTTCGCCATGCAGGCACTCGCGGTGCTCGTGCTGTGGACCACGGTCCGCCTGCCCGGGGCCCCCGGCTACACCAACCAGGAAGCACTGGCCACCACCGTCTCCGCGATCACCGGGCTGGCGATCGCCGGGCTGTCCGGCTTCCTCGTCGGCCAGCTCGTCAACGCGTGGGTGGTGGTGCGGATCAAACAACGCACCAAGGAGCAATACCTGTGGGCGCGCCTACTCGGCTCGACCGTGGTCGGGCAGTTCGCGGACACGCTCGTCTTCTGTGCGATCGCCGCACCGATCATCGGGTTCGGCGACATGGGGTCGTTCACCCTCTACGCGGCGCTGGGCTGGGTGTACAAGACCGTCATCGAAGCAGTGCTGCTGCCGGTGACCTATCGGGTGATCGCGGCGATCAAACGCCGGGAACCCACGTACGAACCCGCGATCTGA
- a CDS encoding SDR family oxidoreductase: MRTPKAVLITGAAAGIGRKTAIAFARKGYTVGAFDIDDVGLKTLTEELDRVQTTLITGHLDVTDSEEMAQRVEEFTRATGGRLDVMINNAGILRAGRFEELDLAGHHKEIDINAKGVVNGLHAAFPHLRDTPGSVVVNLASASAIYGQAELANYSATKFFVRGITEALDLEWSRYGIRVIAMWPLYVQTAMTDNIRTGTTDSLGIRLTAQDIADAIVAAVEPSALRRALHQVHFPVGAQSKVLATGARFSPAWLTRLVNKKLAHS; this comes from the coding sequence ATGCGCACCCCCAAAGCCGTCCTCATCACCGGCGCGGCCGCCGGCATCGGTCGCAAGACCGCCATCGCGTTCGCCCGTAAGGGCTACACCGTCGGAGCGTTCGACATCGACGACGTCGGGCTGAAAACGCTCACCGAGGAGCTGGACCGGGTGCAGACGACCCTCATCACCGGTCATCTCGACGTCACCGACAGCGAGGAGATGGCCCAGCGCGTCGAGGAGTTCACCCGGGCCACCGGCGGCCGCCTCGACGTCATGATCAACAACGCCGGGATCCTGCGCGCCGGCCGGTTCGAGGAGCTCGACCTCGCCGGCCACCACAAGGAGATCGACATCAACGCCAAAGGCGTGGTCAACGGCCTCCACGCCGCCTTCCCGCACCTGCGCGACACCCCGGGATCCGTCGTCGTCAACCTGGCCTCGGCCAGCGCCATCTACGGCCAGGCCGAACTCGCCAACTACAGCGCCACCAAGTTCTTCGTCCGCGGCATCACCGAAGCCCTCGACCTCGAGTGGAGCCGGTACGGCATCCGCGTGATCGCGATGTGGCCGCTGTACGTCCAGACGGCGATGACCGACAACATCAGGACCGGAACCACCGACTCACTCGGCATCCGGCTGACCGCGCAGGACATCGCCGACGCCATCGTCGCCGCGGTCGAACCCTCCGCGCTGCGCCGGGCGCTGCACCAGGTGCACTTCCCCGTCGGCGCCCAGTCCAAGGTGCTGGCCACCGGCGCGCGCTTCTCCCCGGCGTGGCTGACCCGGCTGGTCAACAAGAAACTCGCCCACTCCTGA
- a CDS encoding LysE/ArgO family amino acid transporter, which translates to MASPVVFGFLSSLTLIAAIGAQNAFVLRQGIRGEHVAAVVALCTASDIVLIGAGIAGFGALVTSHPGALDVARFGGAAFLIGYGLLAARRAVRPAALTPSQEGPARLLGVLLTCAALTWLNPHVYLDTVVLLGALANEHRDQRWLFGVGAVTASAVWFTCLGFGARQLAGWFSSALTWRILDALIAVTMVALGVTVALG; encoded by the coding sequence GTGGCCTCCCCCGTCGTCTTCGGTTTCCTGTCGTCGCTCACCCTGATCGCCGCGATAGGTGCGCAGAACGCCTTCGTCCTGCGCCAGGGCATCCGCGGTGAACACGTCGCCGCTGTCGTGGCGCTGTGCACGGCCTCCGACATCGTGCTGATCGGCGCGGGCATCGCCGGGTTCGGCGCGCTGGTGACCAGCCATCCGGGCGCCCTCGACGTCGCGCGGTTCGGCGGCGCGGCGTTCCTCATCGGGTATGGGCTGTTGGCCGCGCGACGCGCCGTGCGCCCGGCCGCGCTCACCCCGTCCCAGGAGGGGCCCGCCCGCCTCCTCGGTGTGCTGCTCACCTGCGCGGCACTCACCTGGCTCAATCCGCACGTGTATCTCGACACGGTGGTCCTGCTCGGCGCACTCGCCAACGAACACCGCGATCAGCGCTGGCTGTTCGGCGTCGGAGCCGTCACCGCGAGTGCCGTGTGGTTCACCTGCCTCGGGTTCGGCGCCCGGCAGCTCGCGGGCTGGTTCTCCTCGGCGCTGACCTGGCGGATCCTCGACGCCCTGATCGCCGTCACGATGGTCGCCCTCGGCGTCACGGTCGCGCTCGGCTGA
- a CDS encoding ABC transporter substrate-binding protein, translated as MSSGWSRRDFLALTAALAGTTALAGCGGDEPGTVARDGSVTVTHAFGETRIPGPPNRVVSAGLTEQDDLLAVGVVPIAVTEWFGGEPFGVWPWARSQLGQAQPTVLSLADGIQIEAIRGLNPDLIVAVNAGLDADTYATLSTIAPTVAQNGSAAFFEPWKDQATIIGQAVFQADAMQTAIARVDERFTNAASAHPQFAGKKALLLRGPLYRDNVQAVPPGWRTDFLTQMGFTVADPGGPLIPRDRMASVLDAADVLIWTTDNEQEQAALLSDPTISGLKAVAGGRTIFTDKELAGAIAFASPLSYPLVADRLPPLLAQILA; from the coding sequence GTGTCATCTGGCTGGTCGCGGCGCGACTTCCTGGCGCTGACCGCCGCGCTCGCCGGGACGACGGCGCTGGCCGGCTGCGGTGGCGACGAGCCCGGCACCGTCGCGAGGGACGGTTCGGTCACCGTCACCCACGCCTTCGGCGAGACGCGCATCCCCGGACCACCCAACCGCGTCGTGAGCGCCGGGCTCACCGAACAGGACGACCTGCTGGCCGTGGGTGTGGTGCCGATCGCGGTCACGGAGTGGTTCGGCGGTGAGCCGTTCGGCGTATGGCCCTGGGCGCGAAGCCAACTCGGGCAGGCCCAACCGACCGTGCTCAGCCTCGCCGACGGCATCCAGATCGAGGCGATCCGCGGCCTGAACCCCGACCTCATCGTCGCGGTCAACGCCGGCCTGGACGCCGACACCTACGCCACCCTGTCGACGATCGCGCCGACAGTCGCGCAGAACGGATCGGCCGCCTTCTTCGAACCGTGGAAGGACCAGGCCACCATCATCGGTCAGGCCGTGTTCCAGGCCGACGCGATGCAGACGGCGATTGCGCGCGTCGACGAGCGCTTCACCAACGCCGCATCGGCCCACCCGCAGTTCGCCGGCAAGAAGGCGCTGCTGTTGCGCGGACCGCTGTACCGCGACAACGTGCAGGCGGTACCGCCGGGCTGGCGCACCGATTTCCTGACCCAGATGGGCTTCACGGTCGCCGACCCGGGTGGGCCCCTGATCCCCCGCGACCGGATGGCGTCGGTCCTCGACGCCGCCGACGTCCTGATCTGGACCACCGACAACGAGCAGGAACAGGCCGCCCTGCTGTCCGACCCGACCATCTCGGGGCTGAAGGCCGTCGCCGGTGGGCGCACCATCTTCACCGACAAGGAACTCGCGGGCGCGATCGCCTTCGCCTCCCCGCTGTCCTATCCGCTGGTCGCCGACCGGCTGCCGCCACTGCTGGCGCAGATCCTGGCCTGA